The Miltoncostaea marina DNA window CGTCCCTCCTGCCGCCCGCCCTCACCGCGCTCGTCGCGCTGCGCGTGCTGGACGAGACCCTGCCGCCGCGAGGCGGGCGCGTCGGCGGGCGACCTCCACGCGGGCGCGCTCGTCCCGCTCGCGGCCCTCGCGCCGGGGGCGCCCTGGCGTGGCGGGCGCGCGGGCCCGGCGCCGACCTGATGCCGCTCGTCCGGTCCGCCGGCGTCCCCGGCCGGCTCCCAGGCGGCCGAGATGACCGCGACCGGGGAGCCGGGCGCGGACAAGCCCCACCGCGCTCCTCGCCTTCGCGGCCGACCCGTCGCCGTCGGGCTGTCGGTCGGACGCGCTCGCCTCCGCCGTCGCCGACGGTGCCGGCCGGCGCTCGGGGCGCGCGCTCGCCGCGGCGGAGCGGGGACCGACTGGGCCCTGCTCCCGCAGGCGGCGGTCCTCCGGCGGAGCAGGAGCGGCGGCTCACCCCGCGCTACGACCGGGCCGCCGGGCGCTGGGCGACGCCCTGGGAGGTGCCCTGCGCCGGCCACATCGAGGGCCTCGACGCGCGGCCGGCCGGGTACGGGCGCCGGGTGGTCGGCGTCCTCGACGGCGCCCTGCGGCGCCGTGCCTGACTACCGCGCCGCGGCGGTCTCCGGCTCGGTCGCCCACTTCATCCGCAGCACGAACTCGGCGTGGTGGCGGTTGCGCTTCATGTCGACGACCACGTTGACCGGGTCGACGACGGCCGTCGGCTCCTGGGCCTCGTCGTAGCCGAGCTGCACCGAGCCCGCGGCGAGCTCGTCGGCGAGGGCGTGGAGCTGGCGCGCCACCAGCGCGCGGGTGGCCGTCTCGGTGGCGTCGTACACGTGCTTGACCATCGCGGGGTCCTCCGGTCGGCAGGGGTCCCCCTCCCTCTCGGCCGCCGCGCCGGAGGTGATGAGCGCTCCGGCACCCGAGTGGACGAACCTCCAGGAGACTCCCCGTTCGGGGAGGGGCGCGCGGTCCCCAGGGGACGGAGGATCGCCGGAGTCGAGAACGGGCAGGGGGAGAGATGGCGACGGGGTGCTTCTGGCGAGGCGTCGTGATGGCGGGCGTTCTGCTGGCGATCGTCGCTGCGACCGCCGTGGGCGCGCCTCGTGGCGGGCATATGATCGACCCGCCCGACGGCTCCGGCGCCGGCAACCCCGACGCACGCAGCGTGGCGGTCTCGTACGACCCCGACTCGGCGTCGCTGTCGATCTCGCTCGGCTTCTACGAGCCGTTCCCGATCGTCCTCGCGCCGGGCGCGAGCCAGGAGATCTTCCTCGACCTGTCCGTCGGCGGGACCGGCTCCGACGGACGCTCCTGCGTCGCGCCGGACGCGGCGGGGGCCGGCGGGCGCGCCGGCGATCTGCGCATCGACCTGTGGGCCGCCTCCAGCGGGGGCATGCACTACAGCGCGGGCGTCCGGGTCAGCGGCTCCGAGAGGACCATCGCGAGCCATGGCCAGGGCGCCATCAGCGGCGACAGGCGCACGATCACCTGGTTCATCCCGGCCGATGACGCGCTGCTCGGCAGGGACTACCGCTGCGTCACCAGCATCACCTTCGGGTCATTCCTCGAGTGGTTTCCGGCCAACGAGATCGCCCCCTTCTGGTTCGACGGCTACGCGCCGCCCTCGGTGGCCGACCGGGCGGCTCCCACCGTGAGCTGGCAGTCACCGGTTGACGGCCAGGTGATCTCGGGCGTCTGGCAGGAGGCAGGCGTCGCCGGCCGCCACGCCTGCCGGGTGGGCGCGAGCGATGACGTCGGGGTGACCCGGGTCGAGTTCCTGCTCGACGGCGAGTTCCTCAACGAGGAGCGCTACGCGCCCTGGGCCTGCGTGGTCGACACCCGCACGCTGTCCAACGGGCCGCACACGCTGCGGGCGATCGCCCACGACGCGGCGGGCCGCTCGGGCTCCAGCCAGATCACGGTGGTGGTCGACAACGACCCCGCTGCGCCGCCGCTTCCCGACCCGCCCGCGCCGCCGCGGCCGCCGGCCCCCGGGCCGCTGGCGCATATCGGCCCGCCGGCCCCGCCGGCGCCGGGCGCGCAGCCCTCCGTCCCCGCGACGCCGGTCGGCGTGGCCGGCCTCGACCGGCGTCCGCCGCGGGCGAGCCTGTGGCGCCCCTCGCGCTCGCTGCGCGCGCTGGTCGGCGGCGGGATGGTGGTGCCGTTCGCCTGCGACGAGGCCTGCACCGGCCGGGCGCGCCTGCTGATCGCGCCCTCGCTGGCTCGCAGGCTGGGATTGTCGCGGCTGATCGGCTCCTCCAAGCCCTCCCAGGGCGCCGCAGGTGGGCGGGCGCTGGCCTGGGTGCGCCTGTCGCCGGCCGCCCGGCGGACGCTCCGCGGTCGTCGGGCGCTGCGCGCCACACTCGCCGTCACGGTCGCCGACCCCGCCGGCAACCGCCGCGTGCTGCGCCGGGCGCTGGTGCTGCGCTGAGGCGGGACGGCGCGCGGCCGGCTGCGGAACCCGCGCCGACGCCCGATTCCGCTCCCCCCTCCGGGGGATAGCGGAATCGCGAGAGGGGGTAACGTGACGGCATGAGGGTCGCCGCGCTCGCACTCGCCCTCCTCGTGATACCCGCCGGCATCGCCGTCGCCGTCCCGAGGAGCGGATCGGCCGACGACCCGAGGGACGTCCCCGCCACGCCGCCCGGCTCCCCGCCGCGCGCGGACGCCCAGCGCGTGGCCGTGAGCTACGAGCCGGCCGACGGCTCGCTGCAGGTGACGCTCGACCTGCACGACCCGCTCGGCACGGTCGCCCAGCCCACCACGTCGGTGTGGGTCGACGTGCAGCTCGGCCTCGGCGCGTTCGCCGCCGACGGGAGCTGCGCCGTGCCGACCGAGGGGCTCGAGGGCCGCACCGGCGACATCCGCTTCCACGGCCAGATCGACAGCAGCGGCCCGCCCGGGGCGGAGCGCAACCTGTTCCACACCACCGTCCGCTTCGCCTCGTCGGACCGCATGATCAGCGGGGCGGCCGGCACGATCAGCGCCGACCGGCGGCGGATCACCTGGAGCGCCGGCCCCGATCCCGACCTGGCCGGCCGGGACTACCGCTGCGCCGGCGACGTGCGGGTGCCGTACTCGTACCACGACAGCGACGCGGTGGCCGACGTCGCCCTGCACGACGCCGAGCCGCCGCCCGCCGCGGCGCCGGCCGGCGGCGTGACCGCCGTGCCACCGGTCGTGGAGCGCCGCGCGGTCCGCGACCGCGCCGCGCCGCGCCTGCGCTTCGCCGTGCCCTCGCGCTCCCTGAAGCGGCTGCGCGCGAGCGGCATGACGATCCCGGTGCGCTGCGACGAGCGCTGCCGGGTGACCGCCCGCCTGCTGGTGTCGCCCGCCGTCGCGCGCGCCCTGCGCACCTCGCGCGTGCTCGGCACGGCGCGGCCGGCAGCCGTGCGGCCCGGCCCGCGCCGGGCCGCACGGCTGTACCTCAGGCCCGCCGCGAAGCGGGCGCTCGCCGGTCGCAGGGTGA harbors:
- a CDS encoding Ig-like domain-containing protein, which produces MATGCFWRGVVMAGVLLAIVAATAVGAPRGGHMIDPPDGSGAGNPDARSVAVSYDPDSASLSISLGFYEPFPIVLAPGASQEIFLDLSVGGTGSDGRSCVAPDAAGAGGRAGDLRIDLWAASSGGMHYSAGVRVSGSERTIASHGQGAISGDRRTITWFIPADDALLGRDYRCVTSITFGSFLEWFPANEIAPFWFDGYAPPSVADRAAPTVSWQSPVDGQVISGVWQEAGVAGRHACRVGASDDVGVTRVEFLLDGEFLNEERYAPWACVVDTRTLSNGPHTLRAIAHDAAGRSGSSQITVVVDNDPAAPPLPDPPAPPRPPAPGPLAHIGPPAPPAPGAQPSVPATPVGVAGLDRRPPRASLWRPSRSLRALVGGGMVVPFACDEACTGRARLLIAPSLARRLGLSRLIGSSKPSQGAAGGRALAWVRLSPAARRTLRGRRALRATLAVTVADPAGNRRVLRRALVLR